The sequence CCTATATACTTTCCTCCGCCACGGGAGAACCCCTATATACTTTCCTCCGCCGCGGGAGAACCCCTATATACTTTCCTCCGCCGCGGGAGAACCCCTATATACTTTCCTCCGCCGCGGGAGAACCCCTATATACTTTCCTCCGCCGCGGGAGAACCCCTATATACTTTCCTCCTCCGCAGGAGAACCCCTATATACTTTCCTCCGCCGCGGGAGAACCCCTATATACTTTCCTCCGCCGCAGGAGAACCCCTATATACTTTCCTCCGCCGCGGGAGAACCCCTATATACTTTACTCCGCCACAGCTCGCACCAGGTCAGTGACGTCATGTCCATTGAGATGTCACATGAGCCAGGCAGCCAATCATGTCAAGGCCCTGTGATATTGCCTCCATAGAGCCGTGCCATCATTGGCTACCTGGGTCATGTGACGTCATTCGAGTCGGGAAAATTGGAGGAGCAACGTAACTACGTGACATTCCCTGCTGCAGCTCTTCCGCATCATTTTAGCCAGCGGCGCAGACACAAAATTGCGCACTTTGTATTATGAATTGTGCACTGGTACCTAAATGACCTGTAATACGTGTGCGCAAATAGGGGATAAAATAATCAACGCAGATTTTTCGTCTGTAAATAAAGCGCAGTTCGGTTGCCATGGCTGCGAGTCCATCACCCGGCGCAGTGACAAATGTCAGGGCAGACACCATTATACATGTCCCGTCCCCCTGCAAGGTGAAGCTTCCTGCTGTGGATGTCATGTTAGCTGCACCCATGTAACACAGAGCTCCTCACCCGGATCCAGCAACAGCTCCCGGCAAACCGACCCGCACCCAGCGGCTTCCAAAACAATGTGtagcaggaagtgacatcacgAGAAGCCGTGTCGTGCTAGGGCTCATGGGAGCTGTAGTCCGGGAGGCAGCACAGTTTATTGGAGAGGCTAGAGAAAAGAACTACAGCTGACTGATTCGGCGAAACGATGATCACATGACATGCGATATCCAATAGGCGTTATTGCCGCGCTGCCGGCTGTGAGGAGAAAGCTAGTGGCACTAGTTGTGCTGCGTTTATAGAAAACATGAGGTAATAACCACGAGCCCTTCACCACGGAACTACATGGCAAGTCATAAGCTGCAAGAGTGATATTTAGTAAATGTTGTGTAATCAATGTTTTATGGAATTACACACAATGCAAGCGCAAACCATTTTTAGTAAAGGTGTAACCAGTATATTGACATATTAATCAGTATCTGTGAAACATCAGGTATAGGCTGACATATTGTACCTGTGGCGAGATATCCATGTGGTCATGTGACATAGACATCCGCGTGACCGCGTCTTCCCCGGCTCAAGTACAACCGCATGCGGGACATAGGTGACTATCATGTGACCAAATAAATGCGGTTTCATAATGGCGTCAGACAGTACATGGCAGATACGGCATTTGCGCTATGACAGGCAGCGGCAGGTTACGCCGCTGCCACTAGAATACGGAAAAGTGATGACGTGAAACATTTTAGTAGTAAAATTTGCGACTTGTCGTCGCTCACCAAATTTTGAAAGTGACAAAAAAGGGCGGTGTCGTCCTCAACGGAGGCGTCGTTTTggctacatttaggcctcattcacatgaccgtagtggtctgcacggccgtgattttcgtctCGTATGGCTGCGgtgtgtcacccgcgggccgtgcacagtcatttctatgagcctggaccgcaaaacacggccgtaaaaaatctccgcaattgcggacccacccggttctattggccgcggacacctttccgtatcactacagatgggtgtccgtgccgtagagccgtgccgggaattatggagcatgtcctacttttcgtattttacgggccgtgcttccCAACTTtggatgggagcacggcctgaaaatgcggccGGCCGCCATCggcagccggccgtgcctgcaattacgggcacggcctgtGGCCtgagacatgtcctttctttttgcggtccagactCCTGGGCAATGCTTgtgtgtggaaaccacggtcgtgtgaattggcccatagaaatgaattgcgtGTGCATGGATGGGGCCTTACTATGTACAAGAGGTGACAATGGCGCACACTTGGGGGCAAATCTTCATCTGCTCAGAGCGGGCGTAGatttaattttcacaccgtcggacagttcaaaatgcaccaaatttatgaaGAGGTGTAAATTATTAACAAATGTGCAAATCGCTGCAACGATCCCCTCTATATAGACCGTGTAATATTcgtcagtattagtaaatctgggcCAATACGTCGGGACGTAGTCCTTTATTTTTTTCGTCTTTGTCCCATTGTGCGAACACTTCAGAACATTGATGCGCAAGTGTGTGATTTTGTGTGCGCTGGGGtgtggcgaggagctgtcaatcaaaagtaaggaggcggggttaacttggaaaggcttgaggaatgaagatatgactcttcaaacgtagatatgactcttatgcgcATTAACATACGGCACGgaaacacaaaaaaatggaatactaaaggtgcatagaagataattataggttaaatAAAAATTTTCACCCACTTCGAACCAGGTACTGCTGGTTtaacaggtgaaatgctggtgacaggttccctttaactcttCTGTCCATAACCTCAGTTCATAAGAATACGTCCATAAGAGTGGAGATCACATGACAGGATATCGGAATAAGTGAAAGGAAGGAGAAAGAATCTCCCTGTCCCTATGATCACTATTTTATGTCACATATTGGTGCAGTTCAGGAACTAAGTTCTCTAGAGGTGCTTTAAAGTCCCGAGTCCGGTCCTGCCGTAAATGACACAACTCCTTCCGCTCCGAAGAGCCTCTGACTTGTACATTTCCAGAGCTCAGGTTAGCAGTGCGCAAAACTCATTGATTTTAAAGAGTCTGTTGCCAACATATCAGACCGTaattacagtaagggtatgttcacacactgagacaaaaacgtctgaaaatacggaactgttttcaagggaaaacagcacttgattttcagacgttttttgagcaactcacgtttttcgctgcgttttcgagccgttttttcggccgtttttggagctgttttcaatagagtctatgagaaaacggctccaaaaacgtcccaagaagtgtcctgcacttcttttgacgaggctgtaattttacgcgtcgtcttttgacagctgtcaaacgacgacgcgtaagtgacaggtcgtcggcacagtacgtcggcaaacccattcaaatgaatgggcagatgtttgccgacgtattggagccgtattttcaggcgtaaatcgaggcataatagcctcgtttacgtctgaaaataggtcgtgtgaacccagccttatggaaaCCTACAGAAATATTCAAGTCATTGACTGATACCAAGTGTCAGGACCTTTTCATTTACAGCACATGTGACGTTCCCAGCCCCTTAATCTCCACAGATGTCACTTTTCTAATTTACATTTGGGTGCTTCCTCTAATCCACCAGACACAGTCACATTTGAAATACCTTTCCACTATGGTGTCCATGGCTCCCAGAACCTGCTTGTTTCTTAAACTGTAAACTAAGGGGTTTACCATTGGCACCAGAGCAGTGTAAATTAGGGACAACACCTTATCTTGTTCCTGGGAATGCACTGACTCTGGGATCATATAGGAACTGAGTGACACACCATAGAATAATATCACAATAGTGAGATGAGACGAGCAGCTGGAGAACGCCTTGACTCTCCCGGCCGAGCTACGAATTGTAACAATGGTAGTAATTATACACGTATAAGACATTAATATCATGACAAAAGGAATTACTCCCAAGAATACACACTCAATAGACACCAACATCTCAATGCCGGTGATGTCACCACTAGAGAGCGCTATCATGGTCTTCAGGTCACAGTAGAAATGATTAATATTGTGGGAATAGCAGAAGGATAAATTTGAGACCAACGCAGCGTGCATGAGCGCATTTAAAAGTCCCACCATCCAGGAGACAGATAATAATCGTATACACATGTCCTTGTTCATGATGCACGTATAGCGCAGAGGGACACAGATGGCCACATAGCGGTCATATGCCATTGAGGTTAGGAGTAGAAATTCAGTCCCGACGCAAAATGTAAATAGGAACATCTGCACGATGCAATCCGGGAACATTATAGTGGTGTCAACAGTTATTGTAATGGCCACCAGTTTTGGGAGAGTAGCGCACACATAGATAATGTCCTCAACTGAGAGGTTACACAGGAAATAGTACATAGGTGTGTGCAGCTGAGAGGTCACGTACACCACACCAGTAATGATCAGGTTCCCCAGTAGAGTCAATAAGAACATCAATAGCACCCCACTGACAAGCACCGGCTGGAAACCATCAGGGACGGGGAACACTGAGAGGTGGAATTCACTCGGAGTTGTGCAGTTTGTCAAATAAAACTTCATCCTGCAGGAGAAATTCAAAAACAACATAACCAGAACTCAAGACTAAACTATTAGGTTATAGAGATACTAACCTATACAATAAGGATGACAATAATAATCCTTATATAGCGCTacgtattctgcagcactttacaagtCAGAGCGAACAAGTGCAAACAAACAACAAATCATATACTACAGAGAAACAAACTAACAAATCAAATAGGAGTGAGggtctgctcacaagagcttacaatctatgaggaaatagagaggttaaagtgcttgttcagtacaataatccagccatcttttatacacatggggtagtacacataaagctgcatgagccaatTACCCAgcgagtatctgtgtatgacagatatgaagtgcattaggctacattcacacgagcgtgtccgttttgtgtgcgcaaaaaataGAGCGTATTTCCTGAATTTCATGTCCGTGCGCCATCAGTGTACTTTGTGTGTAGCATCTGTTTTTTACGTCCGTGCaagcccctttttttttaattttaatttctaTGCATTTtctagcaactgatgcgtgaaacgcgGTCAGCGCATGGATGTCGTCCATgttctgtccgtggttttcaagcacttattcacttcaatgggcgacctcatccgcaaaaacgcagcaatataggacatgcagtgagtttaacGCAACGAACACTCACTGCgtcaaaactcacgcatgtctgaatagccccattgaaattgcatgggtccatgtgctgtcagttatttaaacggacagcacacggacgaggaacacgctcacctgaatgagcccttagggtgCAATCAGTGCTGGGGAtactgttgaatgaagaggtcgggTATTGAGgaataataatgataaaaggaAAGGAGATAATTTATGAAATGTGGTAGGCTTGCCAAAAAAGATTAGTTTTTAGAGCATGCTTAAAATTGAGGATGTTAAGAATGAATcttattgtctggggtagcgcattttaaagaactagtgcagcatgagaaaagtcttggagatgggagtgggaaGTTCGGATTATGGATGTTAATCTTAAattgttggcagaacgtagaccacaagtagggtggtagacagataaAGGCAGAGATGtagggaggtgcagcactgtggagagctttgtgggtgaattctaaagtgaatgggcaaacagtgcagtgactggcacagggtagaggcgttggtttaGTGGTTGGACAGAAAGATGAgactggctgctgcattcaggatagattgtGGAGGGAAAGACCGATTAGAAAGGACGAGAATGAATCAGAGCAGAGTTTTGACTGTTTTCACACTGAGAAAAGGGGCGATAAGAGCAGAAAGAAACATTAAATCCCCTGCCctttaatgataatgagatgactctgctgacactGCCCCATTCTAAGCAGCAAAGTTGAAAAGTGAACTGAAGAAAATAGAAAGTGTCTGCTAATTTTCAGCTCCACTGACTAAAGTGAAAACTTTaatattatagattttttttttaatatggatagacaaaaaaaacacaaaaaagtgtttatactagaagttggataAATTAAACTATAAACAAGTAATGGACACTGGAAAATCTTACTCTAGAGGCcacaaaaacaatatatatacaaaaaatatcagtgtaaaattagaagaaaaaaacactgatcagccataacattaaaaccacctgcataatattgtgtaggtccccctcgtgcTGCCAAAACATCCCTGACCTCCTgagacatggactccacaagacctctgaaggtgtccagcCTTAACATTTTCAGCTCTTTGGccgttgtcaaagtcgctcagatccttttcctgctttcaacacatcaacttcaaaaacggactgttcacttgctccttaatatatcccccccccccttgtcagacgccattgtaaccagatcatcaatgttGTTCACTTCACCTTTTAATGGTTTGGATGCTATGGCCGATCGGTGTAAATCCCAGGATAGCTGGAGCTACATTTGTTCCCGGCTcacagataaaaaaaatagcagcaaTTGTACAgatatctgtttgtttttttttaaatgtccatATTTATTTTAGTGCTGTCactggtttattttttattatcttttaaaaactttattttccatATAAAACTCACACTGTCAGGAGCTGGGTTAGAAGTCGGGATTTATAGCAAAATCTAAGctctattatttatattattattattaataataatattattattttgaaCAATCACCAATTGACAGAAATATGGCCCTAATATATTTTAATTTACCAAATTTTTTACagtgaaaaatgaaataaattgtgATATTTGGATGGGTTTGATCATACTTACATAATTACTGTATATTCCGGTTAATAGAACATAAATGAGATTATTGATTTCTCTTCTGTACTGTTCTGTCCCAAACTCGTTTTTATGTTCTAAACACATGAATAGATTTACTTCTTGACGCTGTAACGTTTTATTTcatagccataaaaaaaatacaaatatcacCCGTAACTTAAAATTATGATTTACACCTTTGCAAGGGAATTACTTACAAAAGCAGAATAATAATTTATTATGAAGTTAAAACAAATCCATTGTTCTgaaattcaaaatgcaaaaaTTGTTTATATTGGAAAATGTTGGCGCTTAGATCATTTATTCTTGGCTCAGCAGCTCATATTTGTGATGTACAAGACACAGGATTATCAGTGATTAATGCCACGGGGATCATCGGCTTCTGTGAAATTCTTCATTATGACGGTCCCATAACAATTATGTTTCATTTGTTTTGTTcggaaatatgttttgtaaatttctcAGAACTTGATGAAGTTTATATTTGCTTTTGATATATGGaactttacatgttttttttttttttgtagctgaGAATTTCATATTATGTAATACAAACCTCACTAAAGTAACATCCTAAATATTATTTATatactgcagtaaaaaaaaaagtgctaaatGATAGTGATATAAATATTTTTATGTgcgttcattaaccccttcggacgaagacattttttgatttttcattttaatttttcactccccgcattccaagagccataacttttttatttttccgttaatagagtggtgtgagggcttattttttgcgggctgaagttggaaaaaactgtgattcctcaattgttttttatgtttcatTTCTACGGATttaaccgtgcggtaaaaacgacaacttctcTTTATTCTGTGcctcaatatgattacagtgatactaaatttatataggttttttgtatattttactacttttattgataataaatcttttgttaaaaaaaaaatgctttgtgttgccacattctgagagccataacgtttttattttttcaccgattgagcagtgtgagggcttattttatgcgggacgagctgtagtttttatcagtaccattttttggtacgtaaacctttttgatcactttttattaaatttttcttgagagctaaagtgaccaaaaaccagcgattttggcggtttacttttttttttacggcgttcaccgtgcgcattaaatagcactatattttaatagttcagacttttacggatgcagtgataccaatttttttaactttttttatttttacattactttagggggattttttgagcttttttttttcccgctactaaaaaattattttttacacactttattatttatttttcacacacTTCGTTAGATCGCtgatacaatatactgcaatactaacgtattgcagtatatagtcctttttacaggcatctgttaagccctgagtgaaggcagccctggagagggggggggggtgatgagctgtcggagggacgcctcagatgctgcagtcgcgattgaccggAGCATTtgagggttaaacagccaggaacagcgcgatcgctgctcccggctgttcgtcccaggtgtccgctgtaaaatacagccgacacccgcagcatatggagagcgctcagcgcgtgagcgcgctccaaacatcaccccccgcacccggacgtaatagcacgtaGCACGTcagggtgcgtgaaggggttaaagattttgTCGTAAAACAAGGATATGTCCGTGTGGTCTGGCAGAACATATCACAAATTGCAGAATTAGGAGTATAAATCCAGTACATACAGATTCATAGTGGACAGTGGTTCAGAGCGATAAGAACAGGGAGCAAATCTTCAGCAATGTGATCAATATGGGTAAAAAACATTTCATGTCgtataaacaaaaattgtacatgGAGATATTTACAGAAACCAATCGAAAGATGTACaaatattaataatctttatatagcgataTTATATAACCTAATACGAGCAATAGAATAGTATACAACATATAAGACATGAGTAG is a genomic window of Rhinoderma darwinii isolate aRhiDar2 chromosome 7, aRhiDar2.hap1, whole genome shotgun sequence containing:
- the LOC142656979 gene encoding olfactory receptor 2T11-like, which translates into the protein MPLTIYKCSLIRHLLQAAKSVIPRKWKTAVPPLLDEWFQVALIQRMEHLLAHSPASSRWYKDTWSQWLTFVRSTIISDRRMAASSHFIYDVQVLESRMKFYLTNCTTPSEFHLSVFPVPDGFQPVLVSGVLLMFLLTLLGNLIITGVVYVTSQLHTPMYYFLCNLSVEDIIYVCATLPKLVAITITVDTTIMFPDCIVQMFLFTFCVGTEFLLLTSMAYDRYVAICVPLRYTCIMNKDMCIRLLSVSWMVGLLNALMHAALVSNLSFCYSHNINHFYCDLKTMIALSSGDITGIEMLVSIECVFLGVIPFVMILMSYTCIITTIVTIRSSAGRVKAFSSCSSHLTIVILFYGVSLSSYMIPESVHSQEQDKVLSLIYTALVPMVNPLVYSLRNKQVLGAMDTIVERYNMSAYT